The following proteins are encoded in a genomic region of Liolophura sinensis isolate JHLJ2023 chromosome 7, CUHK_Ljap_v2, whole genome shotgun sequence:
- the LOC135469994 gene encoding LOW QUALITY PROTEIN: extracellular signal-regulated kinase 2-like (The sequence of the model RefSeq protein was modified relative to this genomic sequence to represent the inferred CDS: inserted 1 base in 1 codon) yields MSSEIEAHITKKYEXKKRLGKGAYGIVWKAIDRRTGEVVAVKKIFDAFRNQTDAQRTFREIMFLQEFGEHPNIIKLHNVIKAENDKDIYLVFEFMDTDLHNVIKRGNILKDVHKRYIMYQLLKAISYLHSGNVIHRDAKPSNILLDSECLVKVCDFGLARSLSQIGVDEETGDPNLTEYVATRWYRAPEILLASHRYTKGVDMWSLGCILGEMLLGRPLFPGSSTLNQIERIMASIAKPTREDIDSIKSAYGASVLEKTSIRPKQRLEDMIPDAPPEAIDLMKKLLQFNPDKRITADDALKHAYVCRFHNPAEELSLDYDVLPPLADDVQLTIEEYRNKLYEMISQKKAERRRKRREDRTSAQQANRHGHGDGNDVSAGEPTQKENSQVRRGAVYGQPTHEPPPNVSAKSRALMRQRSYENMQAEAKLVGAPKGRQVSAPVGGRVQSRPVSSFYRGASNPVITREDTRPGLSVTSSRMIPGQRPLSSKDPCPKPIYGRKQFSNAVNHPSAGDPKSTFGSYTQSYGTISSSSLAALQAKK; encoded by the exons ATGAGTTCCGAAATTGAAGCCCACATTACCAAGAAGTATG ATAAAAAGCGTTTGGGAAAAGGG GCTTATGGCATTGTCTGGAAGGCCATTGACAGAAGAACAGGAGAGGTAGTGGCAGTTAAGAAGATATTTGATGCTTTTCGTAATCAAACAGATGCCCAG AGAACTTTTCGCGAGATCATGTTTCTTCAAGAATTTGGTGAACATCCCAATATAATCAAATTGCATAATGTGATCAAGGCAGAGAACGACAAAGATATATATCTTGTTTTTGAGTTCATGG aTACAGATCTGCACAATGTCATCAAACGGGGGAATATACTGAAGGATGTACACAAACGTTATATCATGTACCAGTTACTGAAGGCTATAAGTTATCTACACTCTGGCAATGTCATACATAGAGATGCCAAG CCCTCCAATATCCTGCTGGACAGTGAGTGCTTAGTAAAGGTCTGTGACTTTGGACTGGCTCGCTCACTTTCTCAGATTGGTGTAGATGAAGAGACCGGAGACCCAAACCTGACAGAATATGTGGCCACAAGGTGGTACAGAGCTCCTGAAATTCTTTTGGCTTCTCACAG gtACACAAAGGGAGTGGATATGTGGAGTTTAGGCTGTATTCTTGGGGAAATGTTACTGGGGCGCCCTTTGTTCCCAGGCTCATCCACCCTAAACCAAATTGAGAGAATCATGGCATCAATAGCCAAGCCCACCAGAGAAG ACATTGACAGTATAAAGTCGGCATATGGAGCTTCAGTATTAGAGAAAACATCTATCAG GCCTAAACAGCGATTGGAGGATATGATTCCTGATGCTCCTCCAGAAGCCATAGACTTGATGAAGAAGTTGCTCCAGTTTAACCCTGACAAACGAATCACTGCTGATGATGCTCTCAAACATGCTTATGTCTGCAG ATTTCATAACCCAGCTGAAGAACTGTCATTGGATTATGATGTGCTTCCACCACTGGCTGATGATGTTCAACTGACAATAGAAGAGTACAGGAATAAGTTGTATGAG ATGATTTCCCAGAAGAAGGCTGAGAGGAGAAGGAAGAGGCGGGAAGATAGAACAAGTGCACAGCAGGCAAATCGTCATGGTCACGGGGATGGAAACGATGTATCTGCTGGGGAACCTACTCAGAAAGAGAACAGCCAAGTCAGACGGG GTGCAGTTTATGGTCAGCCCACCCATGAGCCCCCACCCAATGTGTCCGCCAAATCACGTGCCCTCATGAGGCAAAGGAGTTATGAGAACATGCAAGCA GAAGCCAAACTGGTTGGAGCCCCTAAAGGCAGACAAGTGTCAGCCCCTGTGGGAGGCCGAGTGCAGAGCCGCCCTGTGTCCAGTTTCTACAGAGGAGCCAGTAACCCTGTCATAACAAGAGAGGACACAAGGCCTGGTCTGTCTGTAACCAGCTCGAGAATG ATCCCTGGCCAGAGACCACTATCATCCAAAGACCCCTGCCCTAAGCCCATATATGGGAGAAAGCAATTCAGTAATGCTGTCAATCACCCATCTGCTGGTGACCCAAAGTCAACATTTGGCAGTTACACACAGAGCTATGGAACTATTTCATCCAGCAGTTTGGCGGCACTACAAGCAAAGAAGTGA